The Flexivirga oryzae genome has a segment encoding these proteins:
- a CDS encoding AMP-dependent synthetase/ligase encodes MTKSLSAEQPDLSVIEGRATSVAHLFVERVAKTPTREAFRYPVGEQWKSITWSQVDERARRIAAGLVSLGVEPEDRVAIASATRLEWALADLGIMLCAAATTTIYPSTTADDVLFITSDSGSVVVFAENEEQVAKLRGGRDVIPSVTKVVQIDGAGDGDWVIGLDELEQLGAAYLSENDGALEKRIAQLTPESLATLIYTSGTTGRPKGVRLSHDAWTYEAAAVDSVRILNEDDVQYLWLPLAHVFGKVLLTLPLQIGFPTAIDGRVDKIVENLPIVRPTWMGAAPRIFEKVYGRITTMMAGEGGVKGKLFDWASGNARKVATARGAGGKVSPVLGAQHAIGDKVVLAKIRERFGGRVRFFISGSAALNQDVARWFDAMGMPILEGYGLTETAAASCVNRPDSNIVGTVGWPVPGTQVKIADDGEVLIKGPGVMQGYRGLDDVTAETLVDGWFHTGDIGELLPTGHLRITDRKKDLFKTSNGKYVAPSLIEATFKGICPYASQFVVEGDGRKFVSALVTLDEEAIVEWGAAHGMPDADYRTIVTSDAAREMVQGYVDELNLGLNRWEQIKKFIILPRDLTVEEGEITPSLKLKRTVVTRKFKEDLDGLYV; translated from the coding sequence ATGACGAAGTCGCTCAGCGCAGAGCAGCCCGATCTGTCGGTCATCGAGGGTCGCGCCACGTCGGTGGCGCACCTGTTCGTGGAGCGGGTGGCCAAGACCCCGACCCGTGAGGCTTTCCGTTACCCGGTGGGGGAGCAGTGGAAGTCGATCACCTGGAGCCAGGTCGACGAGCGGGCCCGTCGGATCGCCGCCGGCCTGGTGTCCCTGGGCGTCGAGCCCGAGGACCGGGTCGCCATCGCGTCCGCGACGCGGCTGGAGTGGGCGCTGGCCGACCTGGGCATCATGCTGTGCGCGGCCGCGACCACCACGATCTACCCGTCGACGACGGCGGACGACGTCCTGTTCATCACGTCCGACTCGGGAAGCGTCGTCGTCTTCGCCGAGAACGAGGAGCAGGTCGCCAAACTGCGCGGCGGCCGTGACGTCATACCCTCGGTCACGAAGGTCGTCCAGATCGACGGCGCCGGCGACGGCGACTGGGTGATCGGCCTCGACGAGCTCGAACAGCTGGGCGCGGCATACCTGTCCGAGAACGACGGCGCCCTGGAGAAGCGCATCGCGCAGCTCACCCCCGAGTCGCTGGCGACGCTGATCTACACCTCCGGCACGACGGGCCGGCCGAAGGGCGTCCGGCTCTCCCACGACGCGTGGACCTACGAGGCCGCGGCGGTCGACTCGGTGCGGATCCTGAACGAGGACGACGTGCAGTACCTCTGGCTGCCGCTCGCGCACGTCTTCGGCAAGGTGCTGCTGACCCTGCCGCTGCAGATCGGCTTCCCGACCGCGATCGACGGCCGCGTCGACAAGATCGTGGAGAACCTGCCGATCGTGCGGCCCACCTGGATGGGCGCCGCGCCGCGGATCTTCGAGAAGGTCTACGGCCGGATCACCACGATGATGGCCGGCGAGGGCGGCGTGAAGGGCAAGCTGTTCGACTGGGCGAGCGGCAACGCCCGCAAGGTCGCGACCGCCCGCGGCGCGGGTGGCAAGGTCAGCCCGGTGCTCGGGGCGCAGCACGCGATCGGCGACAAGGTGGTGCTGGCCAAGATCCGCGAGCGTTTCGGGGGCCGGGTGCGGTTCTTCATCTCCGGGTCGGCTGCGCTCAACCAGGACGTGGCGCGCTGGTTCGACGCCATGGGTATGCCGATCCTCGAGGGTTACGGACTCACCGAGACGGCGGCGGCCTCGTGCGTGAACCGCCCGGACAGCAACATCGTCGGCACCGTCGGCTGGCCGGTGCCCGGCACCCAGGTCAAGATCGCCGACGACGGGGAGGTCCTCATCAAGGGGCCCGGCGTCATGCAGGGCTACCGCGGGCTGGACGACGTGACCGCCGAGACGCTGGTGGACGGCTGGTTCCACACCGGCGACATCGGCGAGCTGCTGCCGACGGGTCATCTGCGGATCACCGACCGCAAGAAGGACCTGTTCAAGACCTCCAACGGCAAGTACGTCGCGCCGAGCCTGATCGAGGCGACGTTCAAGGGCATCTGCCCCTACGCCTCGCAGTTCGTGGTCGAGGGCGACGGCCGTAAGTTCGTCTCCGCCCTGGTCACGCTGGACGAAGAGGCCATCGTCGAATGGGGCGCGGCCCACGGGATGCCGGACGCCGACTACCGCACGATCGTCACCTCCGACGCGGCCCGGGAGATGGTGCAGGGCTACGTCGACGAGCTGAACCTCGGGCTGAACCGCTGGGAGCAGATCAAGAAGTTCATCATCCTGCCCCGCGACCTGACCGTCGAGGAGGGTGAGATCACGCCCAGCCTGAAGCTGAAGCGCACCGTCGTCACCCGCAAGTTCAAGGAGGACCTGGACGGCCTCTACGTCTGA
- a CDS encoding TIGR03960 family B12-binding radical SAM protein: MAGESLFPALEPLLERVSKPIQYVGGELNSTVKDWDCGGFGPGGEEQTVRWTLMYPDAYEVGLPNQGVMILYEVLNERPDTLAERSYSVWPDMETAMREAGIPQFTVDSHRPVRDFDVFGFSMSTELGYTNVLTAIDLAGIPLHAADRTDDDPVVLVGGHAAFNPEPVADFIDAAVLGDGEEALLQITDVIKAWKAGGRPGGRRELLLRLARTGGVYVPAFYDVDYLPDGRIKRVAPAPTAHGVPWRVAKHTVMDLDAWPYPKQPLVPLAETVHERMSVEIFRGCTRGCRFCQAGMITRPVRERSITGIGEMVQKGLAATGFEEVGLLSLSSADHSEIADITKGLADRYEGSQTGLSLPSTRVDAFNIDLANELTRGGRRSGLTFAPEGGSERIRKVINKMVSEDDLINTVAAAFSAGWRQVKLYFMCGLPTETDEDVLQIADMAKRVIETGRKVSGRKDIRCTVSIGGFVPKPHTPFQWAAQLGAEETDARLAKLKDAIKSDRRLGSSIGMRYHDGKPGIVEGLLSRGDRRVGAVIEAVWRDGGRFDGWSEHFSYERWLDCAAKVFEGTVVSVDWYTTRERDEREVLPWDHLDSGLDKDWLWDDWQDAIDEKELDDCRWTPCYDCGVCPQMNTEIQIGPTGKKLLPLTVV, from the coding sequence ATGGCAGGTGAGTCACTCTTCCCCGCGCTCGAGCCGTTGCTGGAGCGGGTCAGCAAGCCCATCCAGTATGTCGGTGGCGAGCTCAACTCGACGGTCAAGGACTGGGACTGCGGCGGTTTCGGCCCCGGCGGCGAGGAGCAGACGGTCCGCTGGACGCTGATGTATCCCGACGCCTACGAGGTCGGTCTGCCCAACCAGGGGGTGATGATCCTCTACGAGGTGCTCAACGAGCGCCCGGACACCCTCGCCGAGCGGTCCTACTCGGTGTGGCCGGACATGGAAACGGCGATGCGCGAGGCGGGGATCCCGCAGTTCACGGTGGACAGCCACCGCCCGGTCCGAGACTTCGACGTCTTCGGCTTCTCGATGTCGACCGAGCTGGGCTACACCAACGTGCTCACCGCGATCGATCTGGCCGGCATACCGCTGCACGCGGCGGATCGCACGGACGACGACCCCGTCGTGCTGGTGGGTGGCCATGCGGCGTTCAACCCCGAGCCGGTCGCGGACTTCATCGATGCCGCGGTGCTGGGCGACGGCGAGGAAGCGCTGCTGCAGATCACCGACGTGATCAAGGCGTGGAAAGCAGGTGGCCGCCCGGGCGGGCGCCGGGAGCTGCTGCTGCGGCTGGCCCGCACCGGCGGCGTCTACGTCCCGGCGTTCTACGACGTCGACTATCTGCCCGACGGCCGGATCAAGCGCGTGGCACCCGCACCGACCGCGCACGGTGTCCCCTGGCGGGTGGCCAAGCACACGGTCATGGACCTGGACGCCTGGCCCTACCCGAAGCAGCCGCTGGTGCCGCTCGCCGAGACGGTGCACGAACGCATGTCGGTGGAGATCTTCCGCGGCTGCACCCGGGGTTGCCGCTTCTGCCAGGCCGGCATGATCACCCGGCCGGTCCGCGAGCGGTCGATCACCGGCATCGGCGAGATGGTGCAGAAGGGCCTGGCCGCAACGGGTTTCGAGGAGGTGGGGCTGCTGTCGCTGTCGTCCGCGGACCACTCCGAGATCGCGGACATCACCAAGGGGCTCGCGGACCGCTATGAAGGCAGCCAGACCGGTCTCTCGCTGCCGTCGACCCGGGTCGACGCGTTCAACATCGACCTGGCCAACGAGCTGACCCGGGGCGGTCGCCGGTCCGGGCTGACCTTCGCCCCCGAGGGTGGGTCGGAGCGGATCCGCAAGGTCATCAACAAGATGGTCAGCGAGGACGACCTGATCAACACGGTCGCGGCGGCCTTCTCCGCCGGCTGGCGGCAGGTGAAGCTCTACTTCATGTGCGGTCTGCCGACCGAGACCGACGAGGACGTGCTGCAGATCGCCGACATGGCCAAGCGGGTCATCGAGACGGGTCGGAAGGTCAGTGGCCGCAAGGACATTCGCTGCACCGTGTCGATCGGTGGCTTCGTGCCCAAACCGCACACACCCTTCCAGTGGGCGGCGCAGCTGGGCGCCGAGGAGACCGATGCCCGGCTGGCGAAGCTGAAGGACGCGATCAAGTCGGACCGGCGACTCGGCTCGTCGATCGGGATGCGCTACCACGACGGCAAGCCCGGCATCGTGGAGGGACTGCTCAGCCGGGGCGATCGTCGGGTCGGCGCGGTGATCGAGGCGGTATGGCGCGACGGTGGTCGCTTCGACGGCTGGAGCGAGCACTTCAGCTATGAGCGCTGGCTCGACTGTGCCGCAAAGGTTTTCGAGGGCACAGTGGTGTCCGTCGACTGGTACACCACCCGCGAGCGTGACGAGCGCGAGGTGCTGCCCTGGGACCACCTGGACTCCGGGCTGGACAAGGACTGGCTCTGGGACGACTGGCAGGACGCGATCGACGAGAAGGAACTCGACGACTGCCGCTGGACACCTTGCTACGACTGCGGAGTCTGCCCGCAGATGAACACCGAGATCCAGATCGGTCCGACCGGCAAGAAGCTGCTCCCGCTCACCGTCGTCTGA
- a CDS encoding DUF1905 domain-containing protein, whose amino-acid sequence MDFDFDAEIIEWRGPAPYLFAPLPPDAVDEIAGAATDLSYGWGCIRATGRVGDTDFSTSLFPRDGGYLMPVKTAVQRAEDVGLGDVIHIELSVGD is encoded by the coding sequence GTGGACTTCGACTTCGATGCGGAGATCATCGAGTGGCGCGGGCCGGCGCCATACCTCTTCGCGCCGCTGCCGCCGGACGCCGTGGACGAAATCGCTGGTGCGGCAACCGATCTCAGCTACGGATGGGGATGCATCCGGGCGACCGGCCGCGTCGGCGACACGGATTTCAGCACGTCGCTCTTTCCGCGCGACGGCGGCTATCTGATGCCGGTCAAAACGGCGGTGCAACGTGCGGAGGACGTCGGACTCGGGGACGTCATACACATCGAGTTGTCCGTCGGGGACTGA
- a CDS encoding TetR family transcriptional regulator has protein sequence MNKSRGRRSGSPDTRAEILHAARERFLSGGYARTSLRSIAADAGVDVALLSYHFTSKQGLFTAAMELPVRPGELIAEALDAPIEQWPGRILRTVLRVWDDPQIGPVLVQTVLATASEEGGSGGFVEFLETELLGRLRSGLAGRDADARATGVLLTIAGLLMTRYVLKVPTMATASPEEIVRIATPGVAVHLRGARLARPASTGR, from the coding sequence ATGAATAAATCCAGAGGTCGGCGCTCCGGCAGTCCCGACACCCGTGCCGAGATCCTGCACGCCGCACGCGAACGGTTCCTCAGCGGCGGCTACGCTCGCACGTCGCTGCGCAGCATCGCCGCGGACGCCGGGGTCGACGTCGCACTGCTGAGCTACCACTTCACTTCCAAACAGGGACTTTTCACGGCCGCGATGGAGCTGCCGGTCCGTCCCGGCGAGCTCATCGCCGAAGCACTGGACGCACCGATCGAGCAATGGCCGGGGCGGATCCTGCGCACGGTCCTGCGGGTCTGGGACGACCCGCAGATCGGTCCGGTACTCGTCCAGACCGTGCTCGCGACGGCCAGCGAGGAAGGCGGTTCCGGGGGTTTCGTTGAATTCCTGGAGACCGAGCTCCTCGGCCGGCTCCGCAGCGGGCTGGCCGGCCGCGACGCGGATGCCCGCGCGACCGGGGTGCTCCTCACGATTGCGGGACTGCTGATGACCCGCTACGTCCTGAAGGTCCCGACCATGGCCACCGCGTCGCCCGAGGAGATCGTGCGCATCGCCACGCCGGGCGTCGCGGTTCACTTGCGCGGCGCCCGGCTCGCCCGACCAGCCAGCACCGGCCGTTGA
- a CDS encoding MFS transporter yields MNRSRGTLVAVCVGLATVVSAVSSLMVALPDVARHTGASQTQLSWIVDGYALTFAALLLPGGYLGDRLGRRRVLLGGLGLIVLAAAAGALVTDPASLIAIRVLMGVAAALIMPATLSTITATFPPAERVRGVAIWAGLAGGSAVLGLFASGLLLHWFSWESIFWFTAAVALFALTLTLRLVPESRAAAVGRFDVGGAVLSVAGLGVLVYSIIEAPIEGWGSARTVLGLIAGVVVLLAFAGWELRHSTPLLDVRLFGRRGFSAGMLTVSSLFFVFFGFIFVFMQYLQFVRGWSALTSACAAAPVALGLLPGARVAPHLVGKVGVRALCLAGMTLVAAAMGGMAMLGTDTAYWVIAVLLWVGGTGMGWAMTPATASITDSLPAEEQGVASAMNDVAREVGGALGIAVLGSVLSNGYRSALDLNGAPAPVAAAARESVAAATGFPEPIRSMARGAFVDGLGDTLALASALMIVCAVVVACVIGARRRKAAARHTRLVPVDH; encoded by the coding sequence ATGAATCGCAGTAGAGGGACTCTGGTGGCCGTCTGCGTCGGCCTGGCCACGGTCGTGTCGGCGGTGTCGTCGCTCATGGTGGCGCTGCCGGACGTGGCTCGCCATACAGGAGCGTCGCAGACGCAGTTGTCGTGGATCGTCGACGGGTATGCGCTCACCTTCGCGGCGCTGCTGCTGCCGGGCGGTTACCTCGGCGACCGGCTCGGCCGGCGCCGCGTGCTGCTCGGCGGGCTCGGCCTGATCGTCCTGGCGGCGGCCGCCGGTGCGCTGGTGACGGACCCGGCGAGCCTGATCGCCATCCGGGTGCTGATGGGTGTGGCGGCCGCGCTGATCATGCCCGCCACCCTGTCGACGATCACGGCGACCTTCCCGCCCGCCGAACGGGTGCGGGGTGTGGCGATCTGGGCCGGGCTCGCCGGCGGCAGCGCCGTCCTGGGGCTCTTCGCCTCCGGCCTGCTGCTGCACTGGTTCTCGTGGGAGTCGATCTTCTGGTTCACGGCGGCGGTCGCGCTGTTCGCGCTGACGCTGACCCTCCGGCTGGTGCCGGAGTCGCGTGCCGCCGCAGTCGGCCGGTTCGACGTCGGGGGAGCGGTGCTGTCGGTCGCCGGGCTCGGGGTGCTCGTCTACTCGATCATCGAGGCGCCGATCGAAGGCTGGGGGAGCGCACGCACCGTGCTCGGGCTGATCGCGGGGGTCGTCGTCCTGCTCGCCTTCGCGGGATGGGAGTTGCGCCACAGCACACCGCTCCTCGACGTGCGGCTCTTCGGCCGACGCGGCTTCTCCGCCGGGATGCTGACCGTCTCGTCGCTCTTCTTCGTCTTCTTCGGCTTCATCTTCGTCTTCATGCAGTACCTGCAGTTCGTGCGCGGCTGGTCGGCGCTGACGTCGGCGTGTGCCGCCGCCCCGGTCGCGCTGGGTCTGCTCCCGGGTGCCCGGGTCGCCCCTCACCTGGTCGGCAAGGTGGGCGTGCGTGCCCTCTGCCTCGCAGGTATGACGCTCGTCGCGGCCGCGATGGGCGGTATGGCGATGCTCGGCACCGACACCGCGTACTGGGTGATCGCGGTGCTGCTCTGGGTCGGCGGCACGGGGATGGGTTGGGCGATGACGCCGGCCACCGCGAGCATCACGGACTCGCTGCCCGCCGAGGAGCAGGGTGTCGCCTCCGCGATGAACGACGTGGCCCGTGAGGTCGGCGGTGCGCTCGGCATCGCCGTGCTGGGCAGCGTGCTGAGCAACGGGTACCGGTCGGCGCTGGACCTGAACGGTGCGCCGGCACCGGTGGCGGCAGCGGCTCGCGAGTCCGTCGCGGCGGCGACCGGCTTCCCGGAGCCGATCCGGTCGATGGCCCGCGGCGCGTTCGTCGACGGCCTCGGCGACACCCTCGCGCTCGCGTCGGCGCTGATGATCGTCTGCGCCGTGGTCGTCGCGTGCGTGATCGGCGCCCGTCGCAGGAAGGCGGCAGCCCGCCATACCCGCCTCGTCCCGGTCGACCACTGA
- a CDS encoding TIGR03936 family radical SAM-associated protein — protein MPSRQRTPDGPAPDPAVQRLRVRYAKRGRLRFSSTRDFQRALERALRRSAVPVAFSAGFHPHPRISYANAAPTGTASEAEYFEIQLTERREPEQLRAALDGALPADLVIVDVAEALPDALADRLEGSVWRLDFAADDADAVAAAVAALLARDDATVTRMTKRGERAFDVRGAIVALTTDGGTVTLVLRHLTPLVRPDDVLVALGSYGGFRPTRAPLVTRLAQGPLGADGQVGDPLR, from the coding sequence GTGCCCAGCAGACAACGCACCCCCGACGGACCCGCGCCGGACCCCGCGGTACAGCGCCTGCGGGTGCGGTACGCCAAGCGGGGCCGGCTGCGTTTCTCCTCGACCCGGGACTTCCAGCGGGCGCTGGAGCGCGCGCTGCGGCGGTCGGCGGTCCCGGTGGCGTTCTCCGCGGGCTTCCACCCGCACCCGCGGATCAGCTACGCCAACGCGGCGCCGACCGGCACGGCCAGCGAGGCCGAGTACTTCGAGATCCAGTTGACCGAGCGCCGTGAGCCCGAGCAGTTGCGCGCCGCCCTCGACGGCGCACTGCCCGCCGACCTGGTGATCGTCGACGTCGCCGAAGCGCTGCCCGACGCGCTCGCCGACCGGCTCGAGGGGAGCGTATGGCGCCTCGACTTCGCCGCCGACGACGCGGACGCGGTGGCAGCCGCCGTCGCCGCCCTGCTCGCCCGGGACGACGCGACGGTCACCCGGATGACCAAGCGCGGTGAGCGCGCGTTCGACGTGCGCGGCGCGATCGTCGCGCTGACCACCGACGGCGGCACCGTGACGCTGGTGTTGCGGCATCTGACGCCCCTGGTGCGGCCGGACGACGTACTCGTCGCGCTCGGTTCGTACGGCGGCTTCCGCCCGACACGGGCACCGCTGGTGACACGCCTGGCGCAGGGGCCGCTGGGAGCGGACGGGCAGGTCGGCGATCCGTTGCGGTGA
- a CDS encoding Rne/Rng family ribonuclease has protein sequence MAPQDSTPFLAPASGDADPAADEGATTSPTSAAMNFGLLFQAPDLEARAPRREPEQADEPDEAPASTSDGDADNDAQGGTRSRRRGGRGRRAKDDADNADAPKDEAPKDKAKGSDNQKSDTPSDAEDSSDKADKSDDSDGSDQSEGSGRRRTRRRRRSGGATDGDDPPNTVTKVREPRKERDEVTAIKGSTRLEAKKQRRREGREAGRRRTVITEAEFLARRESVDRQMVVRERGGRIQIGVLEDGVLVEHYVSREVQQASMAGNVYLGKVQNVLPSMEAAFVDIGRGRNAVLYAGEVNWDAAGLENGQAKRIENALSGGDTVLVQVTKDPIGHKGARLTSQVSLPGRFLVYVPGNSMTGISRKLPDTERSRLKKILKEVVPSDAGVIVRTAAEGASEEDLRADVERLQAQWEKIQADATSASAPSLLHGEPDLTVRVIRDVFNEDFSKLVVSGDHAWSQVHDYVSSVAPDLAPRLEKWTGETDVFSVHRIDEQLAKAMDRKVWLPSGGSLIIDRTEAMTVIDVNTGKFVGSGGNLEETVTKNNLEAAEEIVRQLRLRDIGGIIVVDFIDMVLESNRDLVVRRLLECLGRDRTKHQVAEVTSLGLVQMTRKRVGSGLVEVFSEPCEHCGGRGIIIHSEPVDKPSGGGSGGGGGKSRKGRGKKTAEEPPKPSSGPTAAQIAAAAHAAAQAPAKSHEATDEAVETSDGPVAERTDTADTTLTTETAPTPDTDPATGAAPVVTGRAGSQRPGSDASDSEQDDANDAAAADEPVAQPEPAGRKLTGRARRRATSAAGAAQHIDVPVAAPVTTVASEGSQVVAGTDTGDAEVVAAEPVKPKRKKRARVVAPAGPPVADGE, from the coding sequence ATGGCCCCGCAAGACTCCACACCCTTCCTCGCACCGGCCTCCGGCGATGCGGACCCCGCGGCCGACGAGGGCGCGACCACCTCGCCGACGTCGGCAGCGATGAACTTCGGCCTGCTCTTCCAGGCCCCCGATCTCGAGGCACGCGCCCCGCGCCGCGAGCCGGAACAGGCCGACGAGCCCGACGAGGCCCCGGCGAGCACCTCCGACGGTGACGCCGACAACGACGCGCAGGGCGGCACCCGCTCCCGGCGCCGCGGCGGTCGCGGCCGCCGGGCGAAGGACGACGCGGACAACGCCGACGCGCCGAAGGACGAGGCCCCGAAGGACAAGGCCAAGGGCTCGGACAACCAGAAGTCGGACACGCCCAGCGACGCCGAGGACAGCTCGGACAAGGCGGACAAGTCGGACGACTCCGACGGCTCCGACCAGTCCGAGGGCAGCGGTCGGCGCCGGACCCGGCGGCGCCGCCGCAGCGGGGGCGCCACGGACGGGGACGACCCGCCAAACACCGTCACCAAGGTCCGCGAGCCCCGCAAGGAGCGCGACGAGGTCACGGCCATCAAGGGCTCCACCCGCCTGGAGGCCAAGAAGCAGCGTCGCCGGGAGGGCCGCGAGGCCGGCCGGCGCCGCACGGTCATCACCGAGGCCGAGTTCCTCGCCCGCCGCGAGAGCGTCGACCGGCAGATGGTGGTGCGCGAGCGTGGCGGCCGGATCCAGATCGGCGTGCTGGAGGACGGGGTGCTCGTCGAGCACTACGTCTCGCGTGAGGTCCAGCAGGCCTCGATGGCCGGCAACGTCTACCTCGGCAAGGTCCAGAACGTCCTGCCCAGCATGGAGGCGGCGTTCGTCGACATCGGGCGCGGCCGGAATGCCGTGCTGTATGCCGGTGAGGTCAACTGGGACGCCGCAGGGCTGGAGAACGGCCAGGCCAAGCGCATCGAGAACGCCCTCTCCGGGGGCGACACCGTGCTGGTCCAGGTGACCAAGGACCCGATCGGTCACAAGGGGGCCCGGCTCACCAGCCAGGTGTCCCTGCCCGGCCGTTTCCTGGTCTACGTGCCGGGCAACTCGATGACCGGCATCTCCCGCAAGCTGCCGGACACCGAGCGGTCCCGGCTGAAGAAGATCCTCAAGGAGGTCGTGCCCAGCGACGCCGGCGTCATCGTGCGTACGGCGGCCGAGGGTGCCAGCGAGGAGGACCTGCGGGCCGACGTCGAGCGGCTGCAGGCGCAGTGGGAGAAGATCCAGGCGGACGCCACGTCGGCGAGCGCGCCGAGCCTGTTGCACGGCGAACCCGACCTGACGGTCCGGGTCATCCGCGACGTCTTCAACGAGGACTTCAGCAAGCTGGTCGTGTCCGGTGACCACGCCTGGTCGCAGGTGCACGACTACGTCAGCTCCGTCGCCCCCGACCTGGCGCCGCGGCTGGAGAAGTGGACCGGCGAGACCGACGTCTTCAGCGTGCACCGCATCGACGAGCAGCTCGCCAAGGCGATGGACCGCAAGGTCTGGTTGCCGAGCGGCGGCTCGCTGATCATCGACCGCACCGAGGCGATGACCGTCATCGACGTCAACACCGGCAAGTTCGTCGGCTCCGGTGGCAACCTGGAGGAGACGGTCACCAAGAACAACCTGGAGGCCGCCGAGGAGATCGTGCGGCAGTTGCGGTTGCGCGACATCGGCGGCATCATCGTCGTCGACTTCATCGACATGGTGCTGGAGTCCAACCGTGACCTGGTCGTGCGGCGGCTGCTGGAGTGCCTGGGTCGCGACCGCACCAAGCACCAGGTCGCCGAGGTCACCTCGCTCGGCCTGGTCCAGATGACCCGCAAGCGCGTCGGGTCCGGCCTGGTCGAGGTGTTCTCCGAACCCTGCGAGCACTGCGGTGGCCGCGGCATCATCATCCACTCCGAGCCGGTCGACAAGCCGTCCGGCGGCGGCAGTGGCGGTGGCGGCGGCAAGTCCCGCAAGGGCCGGGGGAAGAAGACCGCCGAGGAGCCGCCGAAGCCGTCCAGCGGCCCGACCGCGGCGCAGATCGCCGCCGCCGCACACGCCGCGGCACAGGCACCCGCGAAGAGCCACGAAGCCACCGATGAGGCCGTCGAGACCTCCGACGGGCCGGTGGCCGAGCGGACCGACACGGCCGACACGACGCTGACGACCGAGACGGCGCCGACGCCGGACACGGACCCGGCGACCGGCGCCGCACCGGTGGTCACCGGCCGTGCCGGGTCCCAGCGGCCGGGCTCGGACGCGTCCGACTCCGAGCAGGACGACGCGAACGACGCTGCCGCTGCCGACGAACCGGTGGCCCAGCCGGAGCCCGCGGGCCGGAAGCTCACCGGGCGGGCGCGCCGCCGGGCGACGTCCGCCGCGGGCGCCGCACAGCACATCGACGTGCCGGTCGCCGCACCGGTGACGACGGTCGCGAGCGAGGGATCGCAGGTGGTCGCCGGCACGGACACCGGTGACGCCGAGGTTGTAGCAGCCGAGCCGGTCAAGCCCAAGCGCAAGAAGCGCGCCCGGGTGGTCGCACCCGCCGGACCGCCGGTCGCCGACGGCGAGTGA
- the rplU gene encoding 50S ribosomal protein L21 has translation MYAIVRAGGRQEKVSVGDVLIIDKQSAQPGESIELTPLLLVDGTTVTSDAAKLAKVSVKAEVVKAAKGPKITIMKYKNKTGYRKRQGHRQPLTQVKVTEINA, from the coding sequence GTGTACGCGATTGTTCGCGCAGGCGGTCGCCAGGAGAAGGTCTCCGTGGGCGACGTGCTGATCATTGACAAGCAGTCCGCGCAGCCGGGCGAGAGCATCGAGCTCACGCCGCTGTTGCTGGTCGACGGCACCACGGTGACGTCCGACGCCGCCAAGCTGGCGAAGGTCTCCGTGAAGGCCGAGGTCGTGAAGGCCGCCAAGGGCCCGAAGATCACGATCATGAAGTACAAGAACAAGACCGGCTACCGCAAGCGCCAGGGTCACCGTCAGCCGCTGACCCAGGTCAAGGTCACCGAGATCAACGCCTGA
- the rpmA gene encoding 50S ribosomal protein L27: protein MAHKKGASSTRNGRDSNAQRLGVKRFGGEVVNAGEIIVRQRGTHFHPGEGVGRGKDDTLFALRAGAVQFGAKRGRKTVNVVLTESADA, encoded by the coding sequence ATGGCACACAAGAAGGGTGCGTCCTCGACCCGCAACGGTCGTGACTCCAACGCACAGCGACTCGGCGTGAAGCGCTTCGGTGGCGAGGTCGTCAACGCCGGCGAGATCATCGTCCGCCAGCGCGGCACGCACTTCCACCCCGGCGAGGGTGTCGGCCGCGGCAAGGACGACACGCTGTTCGCGCTGCGCGCGGGCGCCGTGCAGTTCGGCGCCAAGCGCGGCCGCAAGACCGTCAACGTCGTGCTGACCGAGAGCGCCGACGCCTGA